ACGGTGAACCTGCGGTGTCCTACCCGTACTTTTCAGGTTACAGCCACGAAGTCGGCGCGGGTGTCGGCGAGGGTTACAACCTCAACTACCCGCTGCCGAAAAACACCACGTGGGAGAGCTACCGCAACGCCCTGCTCCACGCCTGCAAAAAGCTCCAGCAGTTCGCACCTGAAGTGCTGGTGATATCCCTGGGTGTCGACACGTTCAAGGATGACCCCATCAGCCACTTCCTGCTGGAAAGCGAGGACTTCATCGGCATCGGAACGCTGATCGCCAGTGTCGGCTGCCCCACCCTGTTCGTGATGGAAGGCGGCTACATGGTCGATGAAATCGGCATCAATGCGGTGAACGTGCTGCATGGTTTCGAGAGTAAACGCAGCTGAACCATCCCCGCTCTGCGGCCTTTGAATGACTGAATCGGAGAACAACAACATGACGCTTTTTATTGATGTCGATGATGCTGCACGCCTGTTCACCCAGGTCGGCATCCGCCGGGCCATCCGCGACATGGCGGGCTACATCGAAGCGGACTACGCACGCTGGGCGCAATTTGATAAATCGCCGCGCACGGCCAACCACTCGGCAGACGGCGTGATCGAGCTGATGCCCACCGACGATGGCCAGCAGTACTCGTTCAAATACGTCAACGGCCATCCGGACAACGGTCAGCAGAATTTACTGACGGTCATGGCCTTCGGGCTGCTGGCCGATGTGCAGAGTGGCTACCCGACCCTGCTCAGCGAACTGACCCTGACCACCGCTGTGCGCACCGCTGCCACCTCGGCACTGGTTGCGCAGTCGCTGGCTCGCCCGGGTGCGACCTCGATGGCGATCATCGGCAACGGTGCGCAGAGTGAGTTTCAGGCGCTCGCCTTTCATGAAATGTTGGGCATCAGCGAAATCCGCATCTTCGATATTGATCGCGACGCTTCGCTCAAGTTGAAGCACAACCTGGCGGCGTTTCCGCAGATCGAAGTGATTCTGGCCGACTCGGTAAAGGACGCGGTCAAGGGTGCGCATATCGTCACCACAGTCACCGCCGACAAAGCCTACGCAACGATTCTCACGCCCGAAATGATCGAACCCGGCATGCATATCAATGCGGTCGGCGGCGACTGCCCGGGTAAAACCGAACTGCACGCCGACATCCTGCGCAACGCCCGGGTCATCGTCGAATTCGAGCCGCAAACACGCATTGAAGGCGACATTCAGCAATTGGAGGCCGACTCTCCAGTGGTCGAGTTTTTCCGGATTGTGCAGGGCGAAGTGCCCGGCCGCGAGAGCGATACGCAGGTGACGGTCTTTGATTCGGTGGGCTTTGCTCTGGAAGATTTTTCGTCACTGCGCTACCTCAACGACCTGGCTCAGCAACAGCAAATCGGCCAGCGCATCCACCTGGTACCGACGCCGGCCAACATCAAAAATCTCTTCCAGTTGCTGGAGCCGCAACCGGCAACAGCCTCACGTCTGCGCACCGCCAGTTAATCAGTAAGGACCGCCCCCACGCGATTTTGCGAGGGGGCCATTCACTCTCCAGGCATCGCTGTGATTAGCCGCTGTCTCTCTAACAAGAACGCTCGACACCTACTTTCTGCCAAAACTCAAAAACATAAAATCAAGAGGTTTTGCAATGAATTCGAATCCTTCCGGGCCGCTTGAACAGCCCGCGCTGCAGCGCACGCTCAGCAATCGTCACATCCAGTTAATGGCCATGGGCGGTGCCATCGGTACGGGACTGTTCATGGGCTCCGGGAAGATCATCGCCCTCTCCGGGACGTCGATCATCCTCATCTACATGATCATCGGCCTGTTCGTTTTTTTCGTCATGCGCGCCATGGGCGAAATGCTCCTGTCCAACCTGAACTTCAAAACCTTTGCCGATTTTGCCGGCGCCTACCTCGGCCCGCGCGCGGCGTTTTTTCTCGGCTGGTCGTATTGGTTGAGCTGGAGCGTGGCGGTGATCGGCGATGCCGTTGTGGTCGGCGGATTCTTCCAGTACTGGTTCCCCGAGGTACCGGCGTGGATACCCGCCGTCGGCATGCTGGCGACGTTGTTTGCGCTGAACGTGCTGACGGTCAGGCTGTTCGGTGAGGTGGAGTTCTGGTTTGCGATCATCAAAATCATTGCCGTCGTGACCTTGATCGGCGTCAGCACCGTGCTGATTGCCACGTCCTTCGTGTCCCCGAGTGGCGTCACCGCATCCCTGAGTCACCTGGTGGATAAACAGGCGGCCTTCCCTAACGGCTTGTTCGGCTTCTTCGCCGGATTTCAGATGGCAATTTTCTCCTTCGCCGGCACCGAGTTGATCGGCACCGCCGCCGCTGAAACCCGATCTCCAGAGAAGACCTTGCCCAAGGCCATCAACTCGATTCCGCTGCGGATCATCCTGTTCTACGTGCTGGCACTGACTTGCATTGTTGCCGTGACCTCGTGGCAGCAGGTGTCTCCGGTCAAGAGCCCCTTTGTCGAACTGTTTCTCGTGGCTGGGTTTCCCGCGGCCGCCGGTATCGTCAACTTCGTGGTCCTGACATCGGCGGCATCATCGGCCAACAGTGGCGTGTTTTCATCGAGCCGCATGCTGTTCGGCCTGGCCAACCAGCAAAACGCTCCGGGCATCTTCCGGCGACTGTCAGGTAACAGCGTGCCGCTGCTGAGTCTGGCGTTCACCACACTGCTGATGCTGATTGGGGTGCTAGTGCTGTTCATCGTGCCGGAAGTGATGACCGCCTTCACCATCGTCTCCACCGTGTCGGCGATTCTGGTGATTTTCACCTGGTCGACCATCCTCGCGTCGTACATTGCCTATCGCAAAAAACGCCCGGACCTGCATGCGAAGTCGGCTTACAAGATGCCCGGCGGCGTACCGATGGCCTGGTTTTCCCTGGCATTTCTAGGCTTTGTGCTGTGTCTGCTGGCATTGCGACCTGACACGCGGATCGCCTTGATGGTCATGCCGGGTTGGTTCGTTTGGTTGGCGATTGCTTACCAGTTGACCTGCTCAAGGCAGACGAAATCGGCAGTTGAGTCGGCGAGCCAGTTTGGCTGAATCTGCACGCCTGAGCCGTCACCTCAACGTGATGGCTCAGGCTCAAAGACCAGCCGCCGTCAAATCGGCTGCCACGCCTCCACCGGAATCTGCGCCATCGCCTCAAACGCCGGTTTGGCGAACCAGAATCCCTGCATCAGATAAATCCCGCAATCAGCGAGAAAATCCCGCTCCTCGGGGTGCTCGATGCCCTCGGCAATCACCTCGACGCCCAACTCGGCACACATGCCCACCACGCCACGCACAATCGCCTGGCGTACGCGGTCGCGATGGATATCGCGAATCAGCGCCATGTCCAGTTTGATCAGATCCGGCTGAAAGTCCGCCAGCAGATTCAACCCGGAATACCCCGCACCGAAGTCATCAATGGCGGTCTTGAACCCGAACTCGCGGTACTCGCGCAAGATGTTCATCAAGTGCTTGTTGCTTTCGACGTGCTCGCCTTCGACCGCTTCGAAGATCAACCGCTCAAGCGGAAACGCATGCGCGCGCGCCGCCTCCAGCGTGCTGCGAATGCACAGGTCCGGACGATAAACGGCGTTCGGCAGGAAGTTGATCGAAAGAAACCCGGTGAGCCCCAACTGCGCGGCCGTGGAGATTGCCCGCACGCGGCACAGTTGATCGAAGCGATAGCGGTTCTGGTCATCGACCTGCTGCAGAACCGACAGTGCACCTTCGCCCTGCACGCCCCGGACCAGCGCCTCGTGGGCGAAGGTCGATTGATCACGCACATCGACAATCGGCTGGAACGCGAAGGAGAACGCCATATCGGCCTCGCCTTTTTGCCGGCATCCTTGGCACCCCCCGCTGGGCTGGGGGAAAATTGGTGTATTGGTCATGACGCCCCCTGAGAGCGGGTTGCAACCATCCATGGCCCAGAAAAAAATCACTGCACGGACCGGGTGGCGCCGCTTGGCGGCCCCCGCTTATACAGGCTGACCGGTCAATTCCGGCCAAGTTCATTGCGAAATGCCATCAGGTGCGGAAATGCGCCGTCATGCGTTGCAGGTCCTGCCCCAGCGACGCCAGTTCAATGGTCGCGGCAGCGCTTTCTTCGCTGGCGACGGCCGACTGATCGGCCACATCGCGCACACTGACGATGCTGCGATTGATCTCATCGGCCACCGCACTTTGCTGCTCCGCGGCGGCGGAAATCTGCAGGCTCATTTGCTGGATCGTGCCGATCGAATGGTTGATCTCGGTGATCGCCTGCTCGGCCTTCTGCGCCAGCACCACGGTGTCCAGGGTGCGCTCGCGGCTGGAGGTCATCAGTGTAGATGCCGCTTGCGTGCCCTGTTGCAAAGTGACAATCAGCGCTTCGATTTCCTTGGTCGAATCCTGGGTGCGCTGCGCCAGCGAGCGCACTTCATCGGCAACCACCGCGAAACCACGGCCCTGCTCACCCGCCCGCGCCGCTTCAATCGCCGCGTTCAGCGCCAGCAAGTTGGTCTGCTCGGCGACTGCCTTGATCACATCGATGACCTTGCCGATCTGCTCACTGTCCTGGGACAGTACGTTCATCGCTCCGCCCAACTCTTCGATCGCCACCGACAATTCGCTGATCTGCACGGTCGCCTGCTTGACCACTGCACTGCCGTGACGCGCCTGCTGATCGGCCAGGGTCGCAGCGGCAGATGCGTCGGTGGTGTTGCGCGCCACCTCCTGCACGGTCGAGGCCATTTCGTGCATCGCCGTGGCGACCTGATCCACCTCGACTTTCTGCTGGCGCACGCCGGCGCTGGTCTGCTCGCTCATCGCCGAGAGCTTCTCGGCCGATGTCGAAATATGCGTCACGCCGTTACCGATCCCCTGCACCAGCGTGTTCAGGCTTTGCGCCATGTCCTGCATCGCGTTTTGCAGATCGCCCAACTCATCCTTGCGGCTGGATTTGGCTTGCACCGTCAGATCGCCTTTGGCAATCCGTCGCGCCAGCTCCACCGTCAGCGCCAACGGCCCGGTGATCTGCCGCGAGATCAGCACCGCAGCCAACAGACCGACCACCAGCGCCAGCACCGTCAGCACGGCAATCTGGATAAACGCACGCTGTTGATCGTCCCGCGCCAGACGCTGCTGAGTGTCCATCAGGCCGGTCATGATGCTGTCCATCGCCTGGCTCTGCTGATCCACCTGCTGACGCAGACTCTGCTTCTGCTCGAACAGAGCCGCCACCTGCACCAGCACCTCGCGATAACGGCGCATCCCGGCCTGCGCCTCTTCAAGCTGACTCGACAGAGCCGCCGGCAAACCGCTGCGCGCCTTGCTCATATCGGCCAGAAACGCATCGGTGGTGTCCAGCAGCACCTTCTTGTTGGCCTCGCTCGGCACCGCGATATAACGCCGCAACATCAGACGAAACATCGTCATGCCATTGCGCAGATCTGCCACCGTGCGCAAGTCCGCCACCCGCGCACTGTCGGCAGACGCCAACGCGCTGGCCGTGGTGCTCTCGAACATGCTGTTGAAGGTCTCGGCGTACTTGTCCGACATCGCTCCCAACGGTTTCAGCGCATCGCTGGTCGCCTTGTCCGCCTCGACCAAACGCTTGACCTGCTGATCGTAAGCCAGCGTGGTGTCCTGCAAACGCTTCAAGGCTTGCTGGTTTTCCGCCCGCGTCAGGGTCTGCAACGCCTTGGCGATCAGCCCTTGCAACACATTCAACTGCGACTGATAAGCCTCGGCATAAGCGACATCCGCCGCCGCTTCGTACTGCTTCTCCGACAGACGCATGTCCTGCGTCGCATCGTTGAGCGTGCCGATCAGACGCGTGGTACCCAGGCGATCAACCAGCACATTGCTGCTGTTATAGCCAATGAAGGCAACCGCTCCCACCGCCAGCAAAAGAACGCCAAACCCGGCCCCCAACTTTCGGGAAACCTTGATGTTGCCCAGGAAATTCGATGCTTCTGCCATGTTCAGCCTCTAACGCCCTGACGCGATTCAACGCCAGGCACAAAAAGTAGATCTCTGATAACCGGAGTTACCGCTCATATTCGGGGTCGTCGTCCTGGGCGAAATACGGGCAGCTTCCACTGACCCGGCTGCAACAACCTGACGCGAAAAGCCGTACCGACGGCCCACGCACCAGCAGACAAATCCAGGACTGACGCTGGATTTATCGTTTCAGCAAAGGTGTTGGAACGGATGCTATAAATTTTGGGAAAAGTTGTACAACTTTATATTTTTGTATAATCGTTGAACTTTTTTGAGCGCGTGATGACGCATTGCCATCATTTTTTGTGGCACATCGCTATTGCTGCGAAAACAGGCTGAAACCCGCCATTTTGAGCGGTTGTTTTGCGCATCGACAGAACGCCCTCCGCGACCACAACCTCGCCGCTTGCCACGGAGGGCAGCGCTCTACGCCTTGAGCTCGACGTTATCCAACGCCTGATTCACCGCCAACTCCCCCAACATCACCACCTGCGCAATGCCGAGCAGCGTCTTGCGGTGCGAGACCTCCAGCAACGCGGCGAAATCGTTGAGCATGGTCGTGGCGGAACCCAATGATTCACTGGCGTTGGCGAGCAGGGATTCGGTGTCGTAGGCCGGGTTGGCAAAGAACATTGGTTTGGATTGATCACCGCTGGCCATGATCTGGCTGGTTGGGGTGAGGTAGTGATCGAGGGCGCGCTCGGCGGCTTCGTGGAGTTTGCGGGAATCGAGGGATTCGTAGGGGGATGCGGGGTTGGTTTCGGGTGGGTTGGGTGTTGGTTTGATCATGGATGAAACTCCTAACACTTTTAGTGAAGGCTTCACCCTTTCGCTACCAAACGAAGGGTGGCGGCCATGAACAGGTTGGTAGACCGGGTGTTAGGAGCCGGCGCGCCCGAAGGCGCCCTGTACATGACCACCATAAACCCCGATCGCAAATACGATCGGTGATGGTGACGCTGTACATCTAACACGCGGGCTACCAAACCCGGTCACTGGTTTTCAGTGACCCGAGAACGATAGAACCCACGGTCTAGACGTACAAGCCGGCGGATTCTGTCTTAGGTGTAGGGGGAGGCGCAAGGTGGTGTAGGGCTGAGGTAGTACGGACAACCTCATCTTAAACAGACTGAATCTCAACCGTTTAAATTGAAGACGCTGTACCAAGGCACGAGTCCAAACAAGTCTGATAGAGTCGGCACCGGTTCATTCGTTGACAGGGAGTCAAACATGGCAAAGCCAGCCGCACGCATCACCGATCCCACCAGTTGCCCAATGCCTGGGCACGGCCCCAAAGCAATCGCTTCCGGTTCCCCCGACGTATTCTTCGACGGACTGGCGGCTGCTCGAAAAGGCGATACTTGCACTTGTGGTAGTGCGTTGGCTTCAGCGGTTTCCGGGACAGTTTTCATAAACGGCAAAAACGCCGCGCTTGTCGGCACCACGGGTACGCATGGAGACGTTGTGACTGGTGGATCGGGAACAGTGATCATCGGTGACTCCCATACACCAGCTCCTTTTACAGCCCCTACCCCGATCATCGTTCACCCTGGTTGGATCAGCTTCAATATTCCAGGGGAGGAGTCATATCAGGGCATGAGTTGCTCCGCACACTTTGACGACGGATCTACCCTATCAGGCGTTTTTGATAACACCAACACAGTGAAATTTCTCAATATCCCCGGGAAAATCTGTCACAAGCTTGAATTCGGTACACAAGAGGAATCGGCCGCTGGTTCGATCTTCGATACGTTATTCAACGCTTCTTTGAAATAAGGATTTTTTCATGACTGAACCATTGCTCGTCACGGGAAGCTACGTTGTCCAGAAAGCACACGCGCTCGAAAATTCGCCCTTGGATATGGCCATTGCGGGAATGGAAGGTGCTGCTACAAGATTTTCTGTAGACGCTATATCGGATGCAAAAGTACGCACCAACTACATGAACAACATCAAACGTATGTCAGTGGAAACAAAAGCCGAAGTTGCTGCAGGAAGGCTTAGTGCTAAAGAAGGAGCAGCGTTCTGCCAAGAGATGCGAAACAGAATTTTGCTGGAGCACCGAAAATACACTTCGGCACAAGGCGTGGCCTTTGCCGAGAGAAAAAAGAGACTTCCTCCAACGCTTCAGGAAACGCTAGATAAATACGCATTAAAAACCGCAAAAGTGGAATACAGCAAACTTACTCCGGAACAAAAAAGCAAAGTTTACTATGAGATTCTTGACTCAGCAGGGCGGGACAATGCACCGGTAAGTAGGGGAACCAAGAAATTAAGAATTATGGGGAAAGTCGGTTTATTGGTCACCGCCACCTTCGCCGTTTATGAAATTATGAATGCTGACAACAAAGTGAAGGAAACAGCCAGACAAGGAATCATCATCGGCGGTGGGGCTGCGGGTGGTGGGGTGGCGGGCTTGGGCGTTTCCGCATTTTGCGGGCCTGGTGCCATTGCATGTGCTGTAGCAATCGTCTTGGCAGGCAGTATCGCAGGAGGCATTGCTGGTAGCGTTGTTGCTGATACCTTTGATGAAGAGTTGGAGGAATTTTCCAAATGGGACGCGCTATGACAAAGCAACAAAGAGCGGATATTCGCTGGGCATTGTCAGACGCATTCGTTGATAACGAAGTCGACTATGCTGCGATTGCGCGGCAGACAGAAGAATTTGATAGAGACGAAATCAAGCGAATTTTGTTTGAAGAGGTAGCGCCTGTTTGTCACTCCAACCTTGAAAGTACACTTCCGACTATCTGGCTTTGTTTCAATAGAGAAGAGCTGGAAAACGACATTGAAGAAATGCTTAATGCAAAGAAACATAACTGGATGAAGAATCAGCTAAACTCTCTATTGGTAAAATGGCTAAAACACAGATACAAATATATTTGGCACAATATAGAAACTCATTATTAACAACCCGAAAGGAATGCAGTACCAAAAAGCACACCAACTTATCATCTGCAACAAACAATCAAATTTCGCTAGAGGCCCTTAGCGAAGATCCGTTCAAAAACGGCAAGGACGATCAGAACGTCTAGACAGGAACGCTCACAAAAGCGGACTTCACTTGGAGAATATATAAATCATCGTCCCACCACCGTCACGAACGAAAGCTTGGCACTCAATTGCAACTCCTCTCTGCTCAACCGTAGCGATCTCTCCGCTATCATTAAGCGCCCGCGCCCTACACTGCTTCGAATATTTCATAATATCGGCGGCTGATCGTGTCGAAACCAAACTACCTGCCCTTCCTACTAGATCATAGAATTGCTGAACCGGGGTCGGACCTTCCCATGAGATCGCAACATTCGGTAGGCCGGTTGCGCAGCTAAGAGACAAAGTCATGTATCGCCCATCACGAAAGTGCGTTGTCTGTTTGCCTTCGGTTTGCCTATCCAGTGTTAAGTGACGCTCCGCATAAAGTTTCGAAAGAATTGACTCGCAATTATCAGCAAGCGCGCTGTTAGAAAGCGTCAAAAGAGCAATGATGGTACCAACGCTGATCCGAAATTTACCGCTCATGAGCGTCCTTTTGTGATCGTTTTCGATCAGTTCTTCAATTAAAAGGGGGTAGATTTATTACTGCCAAGCATTCCCCCAATGCTTGGCTAATTTTTGAGCATAGACCTCCGCCAGCTACCAAACCCGTCCGTCCCCCATTCCTGATAAACTCCCCACCTCCCAGCCCCACC
The Pseudomonas fluorescens genome window above contains:
- a CDS encoding ornithine cyclodeaminase, which gives rise to MTLFIDVDDAARLFTQVGIRRAIRDMAGYIEADYARWAQFDKSPRTANHSADGVIELMPTDDGQQYSFKYVNGHPDNGQQNLLTVMAFGLLADVQSGYPTLLSELTLTTAVRTAATSALVAQSLARPGATSMAIIGNGAQSEFQALAFHEMLGISEIRIFDIDRDASLKLKHNLAAFPQIEVILADSVKDAVKGAHIVTTVTADKAYATILTPEMIEPGMHINAVGGDCPGKTELHADILRNARVIVEFEPQTRIEGDIQQLEADSPVVEFFRIVQGEVPGRESDTQVTVFDSVGFALEDFSSLRYLNDLAQQQQIGQRIHLVPTPANIKNLFQLLEPQPATASRLRTAS
- a CDS encoding amino acid permease is translated as MNSNPSGPLEQPALQRTLSNRHIQLMAMGGAIGTGLFMGSGKIIALSGTSIILIYMIIGLFVFFVMRAMGEMLLSNLNFKTFADFAGAYLGPRAAFFLGWSYWLSWSVAVIGDAVVVGGFFQYWFPEVPAWIPAVGMLATLFALNVLTVRLFGEVEFWFAIIKIIAVVTLIGVSTVLIATSFVSPSGVTASLSHLVDKQAAFPNGLFGFFAGFQMAIFSFAGTELIGTAAAETRSPEKTLPKAINSIPLRIILFYVLALTCIVAVTSWQQVSPVKSPFVELFLVAGFPAAAGIVNFVVLTSAASSANSGVFSSSRMLFGLANQQNAPGIFRRLSGNSVPLLSLAFTTLLMLIGVLVLFIVPEVMTAFTIVSTVSAILVIFTWSTILASYIAYRKKRPDLHAKSAYKMPGGVPMAWFSLAFLGFVLCLLALRPDTRIALMVMPGWFVWLAIAYQLTCSRQTKSAVESASQFG
- a CDS encoding EAL domain-containing protein — protein: MTNTPIFPQPSGGCQGCRQKGEADMAFSFAFQPIVDVRDQSTFAHEALVRGVQGEGALSVLQQVDDQNRYRFDQLCRVRAISTAAQLGLTGFLSINFLPNAVYRPDLCIRSTLEAARAHAFPLERLIFEAVEGEHVESNKHLMNILREYREFGFKTAIDDFGAGYSGLNLLADFQPDLIKLDMALIRDIHRDRVRQAIVRGVVGMCAELGVEVIAEGIEHPEERDFLADCGIYLMQGFWFAKPAFEAMAQIPVEAWQPI
- a CDS encoding methyl-accepting chemotaxis protein, translated to MQDMAQSLNTLVQGIGNGVTHISTSAEKLSAMSEQTSAGVRQQKVEVDQVATAMHEMASTVQEVARNTTDASAAATLADQQARHGSAVVKQATVQISELSVAIEELGGAMNVLSQDSEQIGKVIDVIKAVAEQTNLLALNAAIEAARAGEQGRGFAVVADEVRSLAQRTQDSTKEIEALIVTLQQGTQAASTLMTSSRERTLDTVVLAQKAEQAITEINHSIGTIQQMSLQISAAAEQQSAVADEINRSIVSVRDVADQSAVASEESAAATIELASLGQDLQRMTAHFRT
- a CDS encoding DUF6124 family protein: MIKPTPNPPETNPASPYESLDSRKLHEAAERALDHYLTPTSQIMASGDQSKPMFFANPAYDTESLLANASESLGSATTMLNDFAALLEVSHRKTLLGIAQVVMLGELAVNQALDNVELKA
- a CDS encoding PAAR domain-containing protein, whose translation is MAKPAARITDPTSCPMPGHGPKAIASGSPDVFFDGLAAARKGDTCTCGSALASAVSGTVFINGKNAALVGTTGTHGDVVTGGSGTVIIGDSHTPAPFTAPTPIIVHPGWISFNIPGEESYQGMSCSAHFDDGSTLSGVFDNTNTVKFLNIPGKICHKLEFGTQEESAAGSIFDTLFNASLK
- a CDS encoding DUF7079 family protein: MGRAMTKQQRADIRWALSDAFVDNEVDYAAIARQTEEFDRDEIKRILFEEVAPVCHSNLESTLPTIWLCFNREELENDIEEMLNAKKHNWMKNQLNSLLVKWLKHRYKYIWHNIETHY